The sequence CGGCGTGACAAACTCGATCAGGTCATTGAAGGCATCGATGCGGCGCGCGAGGCCGGCTTCCGCCGAATCAAGCTCAATAGCGTGATTCAGAAAGGCCGTAACGACGACGAAGTGCTCGACCTGGTGAACTTTGCCGTCGACCGGGGCCTGGATATCAGCTTCATCGAAGAGATGCCCCTGGGCAACGTCTCCAGCCACGCGCGCGAGATCACCTTCTGCTCCAGCGACGAGGTGCGCGAGCGCATCGAACTCGGCCACCGGCTGGTACGCAGCAGCCATACCACCGGCGGGCCTTCACGCTATTGGCAAGTCGCGGGCAGTGAAACCCAGGTGGGTTTTATTTCACCGCACAGCAATAACTTCTGCGGCAGCTGCAACCGGGTGCGGGTCACGGCCGAGGGCAAGCTGGTGCTGTGCCTGGGTCATGAAGGCGCCCTGGACCTCAAGACCCTGATGCGCCGTTATCCGGGCGACAGCGAGCGTCTGCGTCAGGCGCTGATCGACGCGCTGCAGCTCAAGCCGGAGAAGCACGAGTTTCGTACCGACGAGCAGGTCCAGGTGGTGCGCTTCATGAGCATGACCGGTGGTTGAGCCCAGGTAGGGGCGGACACCGCACCACCGGACATCCTCTTTCCGCGGTTCCGTCGAGGAGGGCGACGGCGTCCGCATCGGCCCACCAGATGCCCTTCCAATCAGTCATGTGCGTGCTACATCTATCCTCGCGGCCGCCACGACGCGCCTCGCCATTGGTGCTGAAACGGACCATTGCCTCCTGCCTCGGCATCTGATCAGCCCCCGCCTGCCTGCGTTCGGTACTGCGTGCCACGATTGGCCTCGGGCGGCGTGATAAACTCCGCGGCTTTGCGCCAGCACCCACCCGATGTAGGAATTCCGATGTTCACGGCGACCCTGCTTGTTCATCCTCATGCTGATTGCCACGGATAGGGCCTCATGCGACTGAAAAGCATCAAGCTCGCCGGCTTCAAATCCTTCGTCGATCCGACCACGGTCAGCTTTCCGAGCAACATGGCCGCCGTCGTCGGACCCAACGGCTGCGGCAAGTCCAACATCATCGACGCCGTACGCTGGGTAATGGGCGAGAGCTCGGCGAAGAACCTGCGCGGCGAGTCGATGACCGACGTCATCTTCAACGGCTCCAATACCCGCAAGCCGGTGACCCAGGCCAGCATCGAGCTGATCTTCGATAACTCCGACGGCACGCTGACAGGCGAATACGCGGCGTTCGCCGAAATCTCCATCCGCCGGCGGGTCACGCGCGATGCGCAGAACACCTACTTTCTCAACGGCGTGAAATGCCGCCGCCGTGACATCACCGATATCTTCCTGGGTACGGGCCTGGGGCCGCGCAGCTATTCGATCATCGAGCAGGGGATGATCTCCAAGCTGATCGAGGCCAAGCCGGAAGAGTTACGCAACTTCATCGAGGAAGCGGCGGGCATCTCCAAATACAAGGAGCGCCGCCGGGAGACCGAGAACCGCATCCGCCGCACGCACGAAAACCTGGCGCGTCTGACCGACCTGCGCGAGGAGCTCGAACGTCAGCTCGAACGCCTCCACCGCCAGGCCCAGTCGGCTGAAAAGTATCAGGAATACAAGGCCGAAGAGCGTCAGCTCAGGGCCCAGCTGTCGGCGCTGCGCTGGCAGGCATTGAATGCTCAAGTTGGCCAGCGCGAGCAGGTGATCGGTGGCCAGGAAGTCAGCTTCGAAGCGCTGAACGCCGAACAGCGCAATGCGGATGCCAGTATCGAGCGCCTGCGCGACGGGCACCACGAGCTGTCCGAGCGCTTTAACCTGGTCCAAGGGCGCTTCTATTCGGTCGGTGGCGATATCGCACGGGTCGAGCAGAGCATCCAGCACGGCCAGCAGCGTTTGCGCCAGTTGCAGGATGATCTGCGCGAGGCCGAACAGGCCCGCCTGGAGACCGAATCGCATCTGGGCCACGACCGCACCTTGCTTGCTACCCTCGGCGAGGAGCTGGCGATGCTCGAGCCCGAGCAGGACATTGCGGGTGCGGCCGCTGAAGAGGCCGCGGCGCAGCTCGAAGAAGCCGAAACGGCCATGCAGGCATGGCAGGAGCAGTGGGAGCGTTTCAACCAGCAAAGCACCGAGCCACGTCGCGCCGCCGAGGTGCAACAGTCACGCATCCAACAACTGGAACAGAGCCTCGAGCGACTGGCTGAGCGTCGACGTCGTCTTGACGAGGAGCGCGCCTCGCTTGCCGGCGACCCGGAAGACGCCGAACTTTCCGAGTTGAGCGAACAGCTCGCGCTCGGTGAACTGGGTCTCGAAGAGCTGGCGATGGCCCAGGAGCAGAGCGACCAGCAGCTCGAACAGTTGCGCGAGCAGATCCAGCAGGCCAACCGAGATGAGCAACACGCGCAGGGTGAGCTACAACGGCTGAACGGTCGTATCGCCTCGCTGGAAGCGCTTCAGCAGGCCGCGATGGACCCGGGCAAAGGGGTCTCCGAGTGGTTGCAGGAGCAAGGGCTCGACCAGCGGCCACGTCTTGCCGATGGGCTACGGGTAGAGCCTGGCTGGGAGCTGGCAGTCGAGACCGTGTTGGGTGCGGACTTGCACGCAGTCCTGCTGGAGCGTTTCGACGATCTGGACATGAGCGGTTTCGAGCAGGGCGATTTGCGTCTCGTCAGTTCTCAGCAGGCAGCCCGATCAGTCAGCGGCAGCCTGTTGGACAAGGTCACCGCCACCTCGGACCTATCACCCTGGCTGGGCTGCGTCAGACCTGTCGAAGATCTCGATCAAGCGTTGGCCGCGGGCGCTTCACTGGCTGACGATGAAAGCCTGATCAGCCGCGACGGTTACTGGGTCAGCCGCCATTTCTTGCGGGTCCGGCGGGCCGGGGAGGCCGAGTCCGGTCTGCTGGCGCGCAGCCAGGAGCTGGAGCGGCTGCAAGCCGAACGCGACGAAGGCGAAGCGGCCCTTGATCTGTTGGCTGAACAGCTGCTCCAGCTTCGTGAGGCCCAACGCGAATGGGAGGAGCGCCGCGAACAGCAGCGCCGTCAGCACCAGGACCTGTCCCGTCAGCAAGGCGAGCTGAATGCGCGACGTTCCGCCAGCCGAGCCAAACTGGAGCAACTGACCCTGCGTCGCCAGCGTCTGGATGAAGAGTTGGTTGAACTCTCCGAACAGCGGGCCCTGGAGACCGGGCAGCTCGGCGAAGCGCGGTTGCATTTGCAGGATGCGCTCGACGCCATGGCCCTGGTGACCGAACAGCGAGAAGCGCTGCTGGCGAGCCGTGACGGCATTCGCGAGCAGCTCGACCGCATTCGTCAGGAAGCCCGTCAGCACAAGGACCACGCGCACCAGTTGGCCGTTCGGATCGGCTCGCTCAGAGCACAGCACGATTCGACCCGCCAGGCGCTCGAACGCCTGGAACAGCAGTTCGAGCGCGCCCTGGAACGACGCGAGCAACTCAGTCTGAACCTGGATGAGGGGCAGGCACCGCTCGAAGAGTTGCGCATGAAGCTCGAGGAGTTGCTGGAGCGGCGCATGGGCGTCGAAGACGAGCTCAAGCAGGCGCGACTGGCTCTGGAAGACGCCGACCGGGAGCTTCGCGAGGCCGAGAAGCGTCGCACCCAGGCCGAGCAACAGGCGCAACTGCTGCGCGGGCAGCTCGAACAGCAACGTATGGAATGGCAAGCGCTGACGGTACGGCGCAAGGCCCTGCAGGATCAGCTGCACGAGGATGGGTTCGATCTGCATGGTGTGATCGGGACGCTTCCGGCCGACGCCAACGAGTCGGAGTGGGAGGCCGAGCTCGAGCGTCTGGGGGCACGAATCCAGCGCCTCGGGCCAATCAACCTTGCTGCAATCGATGAATACCAGCAGCAGTCGGAGCGCAAACGCTACCTCGATGCCCAGAATGACGACCTAACCGAGGCGCTCGATACGCTGGAGAATGTCATTCGCAAGATCGACAAGGAAACCCGCAACCGCTTCAAAGAGACGTTCGACCAGATCAATAGTGGTCTGCAGGCGCTTTTTCCCAAGGTTTTCGGTGGCGGCAACGCGTATCTGGAACTTACCGGAGAAGATTTACTCGATACCGGGGTGGCGATCATGGCGCGTCCGCCGGGCAAGAAGAACAGCACCATCCACCTGCTATCAGGCGGTGAGAAGGCGTTGACCGCTCTGGCGCTGGTATTTGCGATCTTCCAGCTCAACCCGGCGCCGTTCTGCATGCTCGATGAGGTGGACGCGCCGCTGGACGACGCCAACGTCGGGCGCTATGCGCGCCTGGTCAAGGAGATGTCGGAAAAGGTGCAGTTCATCTACATCACGCATAACAAGATCGCGATGGAGATGGCTGACCAGTTGATGGGGGTGACCATGCATGAGCCGGGTTGCTCGAGACTGGTGGCGGTCGATGTGGAGCAGGCGGTTGCATTGGCGGAGGCCTGAGCGGCGCGCGCTCCAGACAGATTGAGGACAAGCGCAGACCAATAAAAGAGCCGCGCCGGGCGGTGCACATCTACCGTTCGTCGTGCTAGTTTAGGGCGCAATTTTTACGATGCGCAGATGAGCCTGTTCAGCGGCTGTGAATCTGCGTCTTTATCATCGATTTCAGGGGTTTAAGCATTAATGGATATCGGTCTGCGCGAGTGGCTGATCGTCATCGGCATCATTGTTATCGCCGGCATTCTTTTCGATGGCTGGCGGAGGATGCGCGGTAGCAAGGGCAAGTTGAAGTTCAAGCTGGACCGTAATATCGCGAACAACCTCCCGGAGGACGACGATTCCAACGAGTTGCTGGGGCCGCCCCGCGTGGTGAGTCGCAGCAATGAGCCATCGCTGGACGAAGCGGATCTGCCTTCGATGAGTGCCCGCGAAACCGGCAAGCGTCGCCCAACAGAACCTCAGCAAGGAGACCTTCGTTTCTCCAGCGACGACGCGCCGGTGCCGACGTTGCTCGACCCGGTTGCAGATAATGAAGAAGGGAAGCCAGACGAGTCCGGCCAGGATCTGCCGCCGGTCGAAGAGGTGTTGGTCATCAACGTGATTTCCCGTGACCCGCATGGCTTCCGCGGCCCCGCCTTGCTGCAGAACATCCTCGAGAGTGGTCTGAGATTCGGCGAGATGGACATATTTCACCGTCACGAGAGCATGGCCGGTAATGGCGAGGTGCTGTTCTCCATGGCTAACGCTGTCAAACCCGGTACGTTCGACCTGGACGACATCGACCATTTCACCACGCCGGCCGTGAGCTTCTTCCTCGGCCTGCCCGGGCCGCGGTACCCGAAGCAAGCCTTCGACGTGATGGTCGCCGCTGCTCGAAAGCTGTCTCAGGAGCTGAACGGCGAACTCAAGGACGACCAGCGCAGCGTGCTCACCGCACAAACCATCGAGCATTATCGTCAACGTATCGTTGACTACGAACGCCGGCAGATGACTACCAAGCGCTAAACCCAGAACCGCTCTCAGGAGCGGTTCTTATTTGCCGCCAGGCTGCCTAAAGCATCACCCCGGGTCGGGTCTCACACAGAAGAGCAAAAGCGCCACCCGCACCGCTTTTTTGCGGGGGGTGCGCCCCGCGGCGAATAAGAGTTCCTGCCTGCTCGGAAGCAAAAGCTTCGCCCCGAGGCGGGCCTCCCACCAGAGCGCTGCGCGCAGATCACCCCACTGGCTTCTGCTCAGCCAGGGACATCAGACACCCAGCCCAACCGAACTGCATACCCAGGGCCACCAGGCACGCACCAAACCGGTGGGGTCACAACCGCAGGACTGTCAGATCCGTGGGAGGCGCGCCCTGCTGCGAATGCAGGCTGCAGGCCTGCCGTCACTTTCGTAATCGGCTAAAATCTCGCGCCTACATATCAACCAAGGCGTGCAGATACTGTCTGTATCTGCACTGCCACAGCTACGGCTCCGTCATATGCCTTCCGCCCAAACCGCCGCAGAGCGCATCGCCGAACTGCGCAGCGAGATCGACGCCCACAATTACCGCTACTACGTGCTCGACGAGCCCAGCGTCCCCGACGCGGTGTATGACCGCCTGTTCAACGAGCTCAAGGCGCTCGAAGCTGAACATCCTGAACTGGTCACCCCGGACTCGCCCACCCAACGCGTCGGCGGCGCCGCGTTGGCCGCCTTCGGCCAGGTCCGCCATGACGTACCGATGTTGAGCCTGGGCAATGCGTTCGAAGAGCAGGACCTGATCGACTTCGACCGGCGCGCGCGCGAGGGCCTGGATCTGCCCGCGGGCGACCTTTTGGGCGGCGGCGCCGAGCTGGAATACAGCTGCGAGCCAAAGCTCGACGGTTTGGCGGTGAGCCTGCTCTACGAAAACGGCAAGCTGGTGCGCGGCGCTACCCGCGGCGACGGCAGCACGGGGGAAGACATCAGCGCCAACGTGCGCACCATCCGCAATATTCCGCTGAAGCTGCACGGCGACGGCTGGCCCGCAGTGCTGGAGGTGCGGGGCGAGATCTACATGCCCAAGGCGGGCTTCGAGGCGCTCAATGCGCGTCAGCTCGAAGCGGGGGGCAAGCCCTTCGCCAATCCACGTAATGCCGCCGCGGGCAGCCTGCGCCAGCTGGACCCCAAGATAACCGCCAGTCGACCGCTGGAGCTTTGCGCCTACGGTGTCGGCCGAAGTGATGGCGAGTTGCCGGGTACCCACATCGGCATCCTCAACGCACTCAAAGGCTGGGGTTTACCCATCAGTCGCGAGCTGAAGCTGGCCAAGGGCGTCGCTGAATGCCGTGCCTATTACCACGCCATCGGCGAGAAGCGAGATGCGTTGCCCTACGAAATCGACGGCGTGGTGTTCAAGGTCAATTCGACCGAACAGCAGCGCGAGCTGGGTTTTCGTGCACGTGAACCGCGCTGGGCGATCGCCCACAAGTTTCCGGCCCGCGAGGAAGTCACCGAGCTGCTCGATGTGGAGTTTCAGGTGGGCCGCACTGGCGCCATCACACCCGTCGCACGGCTGAAGCCCGTGCAGGTCGCGGGCGTGACGGTCTCCAATGCCACGCTGCACAACATGGATGAAGTGGCGCGTCTGGGCGTGCTGATCGGCGACACGGTCATCGTGCGTCGCGCTGGTGACGTCATTCCGCAGATCCTCGGGGTGATTCCGGAGCGCCGTCCCGCCGGTGCGCGTGAAGTTCAGGTGCCTGAACAGTGTCCGGTCTGTGGGTCGGCTGTGGAACGCACCCAACTGATAAAACGCAGCAAGGGTCGCGAGTCGATCAGCGAGGGCTCGATCTACCGCTGCGTGGGACGTCTGGCCTGCCAGGCGCAGCTCAAGCAGGCGATCATCCATTTCGTGTCCCGCAGGGCCATGGACATTGACGGCCTGGGAGACAAGATCGTCGAGCAGCTCGTGGATACTGGACTGGTCGGCTCGCCAGCCGATCTGTACTGCCTGACCTTCGAGCAGGTGCTGGCGCTGGATGGCTTTGCCGAAGTATCGAGCCGCAACCTGCTCAAAGCCATCGATGCCAGTCGTACGCCGTCCCTGGCGCGCTTCATCTTTGCCCTGGGCATCCCGGATGTGGGCGAGGGTACTGCCAAGTTGTTGGCACGAGCGTTGGGTTCGCTCGACAGGATCAGCCGGGCATTGCCGGATGTGCTGGTCTATCTGCCAGATATCGGTCTGGAAGTGGCGCACGAGATCCACAGCTTCTTCGAGGACGAACATAACCAGCTCGTTATCGCACAGCTGCGCGAGCGAGGCGTGCAATTGCAGGAGGAGGGCGAGGTACACCCTGAGTTCGCAGCCTGCGCAACGCTTTCCGGGCTGCTCGATCGGCTGAACATTCCCTTCATCGCCAGCACCGGTGCGCAACGCCTCGCCGATCGCTTCGGCAGTCTCGAAGGCATCATCGAAGCTGACTGGTTGGATCTGCGCCAGGTCGAGCGCCTCAATGAAAAGGCGGCCCGCGCGCTACGTGACTACTTCGACGACCCGGCCAACGCCGAGCGCGCTCGGACCATCGAAGCCCAACTGCGTGAGTTCGGGATGCACTGGCAAAGCGAGCGCAAGGCGGCGCAAGGACTCCCCTTGGCCGGCCAGACCTGGGTGCTTACCGGCACGCTGGAAAGCATGAGCCGCGATGAGGCCAAGGCAAAGCTGGAGGCATTAGGTGCCAAGGTCTCAGGTTCCGTCTCGGCCAAGACCAGTGTCGTGGTCGCGGGGCCTGGCGCGGGTTCGAAGCTGGCCAAGGCCAACGAGCTGGGCCTCGTCGTGGAGGATGAAGAATCCTTCCTGCAACGGCTCGCTGAACTCGAGCACTGACTCGACACCAGCTTGCCGTATTCGCGCCGAGGTCGGCGCTCCCACGTCAGGCAGAGAGCGCCGGTTGGCATTTGTGCCTTTGTGCTTTGGTGCTTTGGTGCTTTTGTGGGAGCTGCGCCCCCGCGGCGAAACGGACTGTCGCGCCAGTACCAACCCAAAGCTTCGCGCCGAGGTCGGCGTTCCCACATAAGGCCATGGAGCACCGGTAGGCTTTTGTGCTTTTGCAGGGCTGCACTCCCTCGTGGCGGAACGGGCTCTCCTGCCGGTACCAACCCAAAGCTTCGCGCCGAGATCGGCGTGCCTACATCACATTAAGCCAGCACTGGTCGCCCTAGTGGCCGGCTCGCTTTGCGCCTGCTCGCCACGTCTACAACTTTTTCTAAAGAAATTTCCCGTCCGTCCGAAAACCTTTGCAGGCGGACCTGCTCGATGTAGGTCTGCCGGTGTCGCACAGGTTGTTCTCGGGGCTTGCAAAAAATTTCAAATGCCTCCTAAAGCTCACCGAAACGACGCCGATAAGCTAATCGAATGCGAACTCAATGGGTGCCTGGGCAAACAGCCGGCCCGGAGTCGCAAGCTCAGGCAACCAAAGTAACTAGCGCCCTTGGAGGCTCATCATGGCTCTTACAGTCAACACAAACATTGCGTCGCTCAATACTCAGCGCAACCTGCAATCTTCGTCCAACGCCCTCAGCACCTCCATGCAGCGCCTGTCTACTGGCAGCCGCATTAACAGCGCTAAAGATGACG comes from Stutzerimonas stutzeri and encodes:
- the ligA gene encoding NAD-dependent DNA ligase LigA, with protein sequence MPSAQTAAERIAELRSEIDAHNYRYYVLDEPSVPDAVYDRLFNELKALEAEHPELVTPDSPTQRVGGAALAAFGQVRHDVPMLSLGNAFEEQDLIDFDRRAREGLDLPAGDLLGGGAELEYSCEPKLDGLAVSLLYENGKLVRGATRGDGSTGEDISANVRTIRNIPLKLHGDGWPAVLEVRGEIYMPKAGFEALNARQLEAGGKPFANPRNAAAGSLRQLDPKITASRPLELCAYGVGRSDGELPGTHIGILNALKGWGLPISRELKLAKGVAECRAYYHAIGEKRDALPYEIDGVVFKVNSTEQQRELGFRAREPRWAIAHKFPAREEVTELLDVEFQVGRTGAITPVARLKPVQVAGVTVSNATLHNMDEVARLGVLIGDTVIVRRAGDVIPQILGVIPERRPAGAREVQVPEQCPVCGSAVERTQLIKRSKGRESISEGSIYRCVGRLACQAQLKQAIIHFVSRRAMDIDGLGDKIVEQLVDTGLVGSPADLYCLTFEQVLALDGFAEVSSRNLLKAIDASRTPSLARFIFALGIPDVGEGTAKLLARALGSLDRISRALPDVLVYLPDIGLEVAHEIHSFFEDEHNQLVIAQLRERGVQLQEEGEVHPEFAACATLSGLLDRLNIPFIASTGAQRLADRFGSLEGIIEADWLDLRQVERLNEKAARALRDYFDDPANAERARTIEAQLREFGMHWQSERKAAQGLPLAGQTWVLTGTLESMSRDEAKAKLEALGAKVSGSVSAKTSVVVAGPGAGSKLAKANELGLVVEDEESFLQRLAELEH
- the zipA gene encoding cell division protein ZipA codes for the protein MDIGLREWLIVIGIIVIAGILFDGWRRMRGSKGKLKFKLDRNIANNLPEDDDSNELLGPPRVVSRSNEPSLDEADLPSMSARETGKRRPTEPQQGDLRFSSDDAPVPTLLDPVADNEEGKPDESGQDLPPVEEVLVINVISRDPHGFRGPALLQNILESGLRFGEMDIFHRHESMAGNGEVLFSMANAVKPGTFDLDDIDHFTTPAVSFFLGLPGPRYPKQAFDVMVAAARKLSQELNGELKDDQRSVLTAQTIEHYRQRIVDYERRQMTTKR
- the smc gene encoding chromosome segregation protein SMC — translated: MRLKSIKLAGFKSFVDPTTVSFPSNMAAVVGPNGCGKSNIIDAVRWVMGESSAKNLRGESMTDVIFNGSNTRKPVTQASIELIFDNSDGTLTGEYAAFAEISIRRRVTRDAQNTYFLNGVKCRRRDITDIFLGTGLGPRSYSIIEQGMISKLIEAKPEELRNFIEEAAGISKYKERRRETENRIRRTHENLARLTDLREELERQLERLHRQAQSAEKYQEYKAEERQLRAQLSALRWQALNAQVGQREQVIGGQEVSFEALNAEQRNADASIERLRDGHHELSERFNLVQGRFYSVGGDIARVEQSIQHGQQRLRQLQDDLREAEQARLETESHLGHDRTLLATLGEELAMLEPEQDIAGAAAEEAAAQLEEAETAMQAWQEQWERFNQQSTEPRRAAEVQQSRIQQLEQSLERLAERRRRLDEERASLAGDPEDAELSELSEQLALGELGLEELAMAQEQSDQQLEQLREQIQQANRDEQHAQGELQRLNGRIASLEALQQAAMDPGKGVSEWLQEQGLDQRPRLADGLRVEPGWELAVETVLGADLHAVLLERFDDLDMSGFEQGDLRLVSSQQAARSVSGSLLDKVTATSDLSPWLGCVRPVEDLDQALAAGASLADDESLISRDGYWVSRHFLRVRRAGEAESGLLARSQELERLQAERDEGEAALDLLAEQLLQLREAQREWEERREQQRRQHQDLSRQQGELNARRSASRAKLEQLTLRRQRLDEELVELSEQRALETGQLGEARLHLQDALDAMALVTEQREALLASRDGIREQLDRIRQEARQHKDHAHQLAVRIGSLRAQHDSTRQALERLEQQFERALERREQLSLNLDEGQAPLEELRMKLEELLERRMGVEDELKQARLALEDADRELREAEKRRTQAEQQAQLLRGQLEQQRMEWQALTVRRKALQDQLHEDGFDLHGVIGTLPADANESEWEAELERLGARIQRLGPINLAAIDEYQQQSERKRYLDAQNDDLTEALDTLENVIRKIDKETRNRFKETFDQINSGLQALFPKVFGGGNAYLELTGEDLLDTGVAIMARPPGKKNSTIHLLSGGEKALTALALVFAIFQLNPAPFCMLDEVDAPLDDANVGRYARLVKEMSEKVQFIYITHNKIAMEMADQLMGVTMHEPGCSRLVAVDVEQAVALAEA
- the moaA gene encoding GTP 3',8-cyclase MoaA, which produces MPDSQLVDPFGRRITYLRLSVTDRCDFRCTYCMSEDMVFAPRAQILSLEELYAVADAFISLGVKRIRVTGGEPLVRKGLPTLLSRLGAREELEDLAITTNGSQLPTLAPVLRDAGVKRLNISLDSLKRERFAELTRRDKLDQVIEGIDAAREAGFRRIKLNSVIQKGRNDDEVLDLVNFAVDRGLDISFIEEMPLGNVSSHAREITFCSSDEVRERIELGHRLVRSSHTTGGPSRYWQVAGSETQVGFISPHSNNFCGSCNRVRVTAEGKLVLCLGHEGALDLKTLMRRYPGDSERLRQALIDALQLKPEKHEFRTDEQVQVVRFMSMTGG